A segment of the Echinicola strongylocentroti genome:
GGACTGGAGATATAGCCCGTTTCCATGTTGAACAGGCAGCTTGCCTGTCGGCCAAAGGTCAGGAAAGTTTCTTCTATGGGAAGGGCTGCCGCATTGCCGGGGATCCCTGCCCAGAAGAGCTGCGGGGCGGCAAGGCTTTCCTCCTTGGCCACCGCATCGATCTTGGCAAAGGCCGCCCCGACCTTGTTGCGAATGGGTTTGGTCCCTTCCGGATCATCCGACCAGGCAAGGACATTGAAATGGGCCCTTACCGGCCGGCTGCCTTCGGTAATGCTTTCGTTCAGAAAGCCCTGTATCGCCTCTTTCGCATGCAGGTTGTCCCTGGAATAATTGGCCAGGCTCTGCATGCGCAGGGCCCTGCTTTCGAGTTGTTTTGCCACCGCCTGACGGTTTTCCACGATCACATACTGGTTGTAGACATGGTCAATGTCCAGCAACTGCCCCAATGGAGCCGCCTGCCCGATGGCATAGGCCTGCTTGTCGCTGCTGTATTCTCCATAGGTGGTCCGATCGTGCAGCACATTGGGGAGGCTGTCCATTTCCGAAAGGGAAAACACCTTCACCTTGGAAGATCCAATCTGCAGTTCCGGCTTGAAGGCAATGTCCTTTACCCGTGGCTTTGCAGCAAAGGGATCCAAGAAAAGGTACCTTTCCAATAGCCCTGGCATATTGGAAGTGCCCAGGTAGTCGGTTTTGTCCAAGCGCTGGATTTCCATCCCGTTATCGGAGACCAATTGGACAAATTGTCCCAGCACGTTTTCAAATTCCTCCAGTCTTTTGGTATCCAATAGCTCCGCGGAAAGAAATCTTGAGGAAAGCAGGTTGGAAGTGGCCAGGTCCGTTGGCCGCTTTCCTTTTCTTGGCAGGGTGAGGAACAGGTAGCAATGGTGTTCGAGATAGGGGCGTTCATGGAAGAACAGCCCACTGCTCCTGTCCAGGAAGCCTTGGTCTTCCTTTCGGACAAGCCCGTCGAACCGCTTTCTTGCAAACCAGTCCTGCTTGTGCAGCACCGTACCCTCCGGAAGGAGCCTGATCGCCTTGGCCCACCCCGATTGTAGGCCAGCATAGCCCGGGCCGTCATGGGTAAAGATTTCCGGCAGCTGCACTTCATGACCGGCGGTGATGTCCCCTGCCCCCGAGAGCAGGAACCCTTTTTCCAGCTTACTGATCGGAAACCAGGTGTTGATCTCTTTTACATTGGTGCTATCCATTTTTTTTACGGTTTGATTTCCTGATAAATTCCCTGTCACGCACCTTGATCCCCATGGGCACCCTGCGGTGGGCCATCCGCTTTTTCAGGCCATGTTCCCCGTATTTCAGGTTCATCCTGAATACTCCTTCGACAAGCAAATAGCCCATAAAGCCACAGGCCACCCCGTTGATCCAAAAGGATAGGCCCAGCACATAGCCCATCGCAAATACCAACAGCAATACCACCAGGCCAACGCCCAGGTAGAGGATATACTGTGCCTGCAGGCCTTTAAAGGAAATCGGCCTGTTGACGCCCTTGTTGACCGTATAGCGCTTCATATCAACCAAAGAAGCTGGTGAGTACCGTGGCCACGATGACCAGAAACACGCAGCTGCCGAACCATGCTGCGGCCACTTTTCCGGTATCCGGTTCACCTGAATTCCACTTGTTGAAGACCTTTACGGCCCCTATCAGGCCGACGATGGCACCGATGGCGTACATCAGGTTCACGCCCGACTGGAAGTAGCTCCGCACCTTGGTGGTGGCTTCCATAATGCCGGCATTGCCGTCCTGCCCGATTGCTGGCAATGAAATGCCCGTAAGCATTAGTACAAGCATCCCTTTACTGAGTTGGTTGTTTGTCATGTTGTGAAGGTTTAGTTTTTTCCCTTTCCACCGCCCGGCGGAATGGGTCTTTTAATAGCAAGTCCAATTGGATATGGGAAGGGACGATCAGTTTGCCCTTTTTGAACCTGGGTGGGTCAAGGCCCGCATGGATTTTGGCATACTCCTGGAATGCCCGGCAGAGGGTTTCTTCCTTTGGCATGGGGACGGTTTTCTGCTTACGGCCTATCCATCTGGTCAGGGCAAAGGGTCCGAACAATACCGCTAACACAGTCAAATAATACAGGAGAAGGACTCCGGCCAATGCTGACCAGAACCCGGGGCTGAACGAGATCCATTCCGGCATATCCTTTTTTGGTTTGATGATGGGTCAAATCTCAAAAAGGCGGGAATAAAAATTTCACCAGTTGTACCCTACTGGGGTGAAAAATGTTTGAAAACTTTATCTTGAAAGAGGCAATTACCTTTCAAGGGAAACATTTCATGGGCATTGGTCAAATTGAAAAAACAAAAAAATCACGGACTGTATTTTATATCAAATCGTCCGTCCGTTATCCGTACAGTATCACAGGTTCCACTAACAGTAGAAAACTCAAATGTCCCTGAAACAATAAAGTTGGTCTTGTCAATTCTTGAAAAATTAATTAATCCATCAAAAGTATCTTCTGCCTCATAGCGACACTCGTTATGGTCGTTGTATTTCAAATATTTGGCTCTATTCGAAGGTGCTTCACCTGAAAGATTATAATCAATGTATTCCTCGAAAGGATCAGGGATAATTATACTAACATTTTGTGTGGTATCACCAATATCCATACTGCTATGGATTTGTATAAATCCTCCCTGGTATATGGCCGTAGCAAATAAGGTGTTTTTAGAAAACATTGCCTTCCCCTTTACTAAACAACCAAAGGTATTTTCTCCGGTTTGGGTAATAGGGGGAAGCTTTTCCAATTCCGTTTTTGGCTCGCTTTCCTTGCCGAAAAAATTTAGGTCACATGCAGTACACATGGCAAAAACCAGTAAAATAATAAGGTAGAGGATACTTTTCATATATTTAAAATTTAGGTTTATGAAAATAAAATGAATAATTTAAATATAAATATTAATTATTTGAATTATTGTTTAAATATTTTTATCAGGAACCATTTGTATTTTACCATGGGTAGGGCAGATTTATCTTTGGTGAAATTTAGCCCATCTTATCGCCCAAATCTGCGCAATTTGCATGAATTGTAATCAAAAATCATTTACGTCATCCCATCCCCTTCCTCCTTATACCCTTCCAATTTTCCCCACAGGCTGCCCAAAGATACCTTACTCTTGAATAGCGATGTTTTTTTATATGGTGATTACTGTAAATTCATAGTGATTTTGTTCCAATTCCACCGACCCAATTTTCAGGGGCTGGCCTATGTGCATTTTGTTTTGTTATATCATACGCTGCGCCACCGGTCAGGGCATGGGAATTGTTTGAAATTCATGTATCTTTGGAATTATGATTGAATTGGTTCAAAATAAACTTGAGGAAATAATAACAGCGTGTAAACAGCACCACGTTGAGTCCATTTCCTTATTTGGGTCAGCTGCAAAAAACGCCCTGCATGAGAACAGCGATATCGATCTGCTCGTTGTTTTTTCAGATGATATCGATGTGTTGGAATATGCCGACAATTACTTTTCATTGTTGGACAAGCTTCAGGAAATCCTGAACAGAAAGGTAGACCTTGTGTCAAGCAAATCTATTAAGAACCCAGTACTCAAGAATGAAGTTTATAAATCAAAAGTAGATTTGTATGCAGCCTAAACTACTCAAATACATTTTGGACATTGAAAGTGTTATTGAGGAGATCGAATTTATAAAGCAAAAAACCCAAAACAATTTTAAAAATTTTTCTGATAACATCATTTTGCAGCGCGCAGTTGAGCGGGATTTGGAAATTATCGGGGAAGCGGTGCGAAAAATGATCGAAATTGCCCCCAATATCACCATTACAGCTTCCAAAAACATTATTGGATTAAGAAATATAATTTCACATGCTTATGACTCGGTCGAACCTGAAATGTTGTGGGGAATAATTCAAAAGAACATTCCTGTTTTGGCCGAGGAAATCCGAAGTTTGAAAGGTACATAATCCGGTATTTATTGGGCAACTGCTTTCTCCCAAAACACCTACATGCCATCCCCCTCCTCCATATACCCTTCCAATTTCTCCCGGAGGCTGTCCAAGAACACCGTCCTGCCTTTTTTACGGATACGGATTTCCTGGAATATCCGGTAGATATCCCCTATTTTGGTTCCCAACAATTGCTCCAGGTTCCGGGCAAGTTCCTTGATACCGATCTCCCCGTTGTTGAACACGTTGCACACTTTTAGGGCGTAGATCAGTTCTACCAATTGGACTTTCTGGGCGGTCCATTTGAGTTTGGAGGGAGATTGCTCAGGCGGTTTTATCCCATCCAGTTCCTGCAGCATTTCCTGGATATAGGCATTGATCCGTAACACGGCCTGTAGCGTACTTACCTGTATACTGTGCACGGTGCAGCAGCGATTGTCGATGGTACTATGGTACCCGTGGGGCATGCTCACATCGCTTCTGGCCCTACGTAGAAAATACTGTGCATCAAAATGGCGCTGGTCGAGCAGCATGTAATTGTGCAATGCCCGGTGCCTGTCCATATAACCTTTAAGGCTTCGCTGCTCCTCCAGAAAGTAGTCCTTTTGTGTTTGCTTACCGGTGAGCGGCCGGTTGGATTCGAGGATAAACAGTTCTGCATAATAGATGGATTCGGACTGGAATTGTGGTTTTATACGTTTGAAAAAATGGATTTCTTCAGCTGTGGACTCGAATTGATACCCACAAACGAATACGTTCAATTCCTCCAGGATTTTCTCGGCCTGCTGAAAAGCGGATTCCAACTGGATAAGCTTGTCCCGCCCCTGTAGGTTGATCAATGAAAGTTCATTGTCCAGCTGTTGACGTAGCTGCTGGGTATAGTTTTCAATTGCCATAGCTTCGGTAGTTTTTCGTTTCAACTTTCCTGGACAGCACCTTACTGTACCATTCCGGCCAAGCGGCCAACTGTAATTCGACCAAGCGCATAAAATCCATTAACTGTTTCTTGGCAGTACCAT
Coding sequences within it:
- a CDS encoding HepT-like ribonuclease domain-containing protein, with amino-acid sequence MQPKLLKYILDIESVIEEIEFIKQKTQNNFKNFSDNIILQRAVERDLEIIGEAVRKMIEIAPNITITASKNIIGLRNIISHAYDSVEPEMLWGIIQKNIPVLAEEIRSLKGT
- a CDS encoding DUF4133 domain-containing protein — translated: MKRYTVNKGVNRPISFKGLQAQYILYLGVGLVVLLLVFAMGYVLGLSFWINGVACGFMGYLLVEGVFRMNLKYGEHGLKKRMAHRRVPMGIKVRDREFIRKSNRKKNG
- a CDS encoding DUF4134 domain-containing protein, whose protein sequence is MTNNQLSKGMLVLMLTGISLPAIGQDGNAGIMEATTKVRSYFQSGVNLMYAIGAIVGLIGAVKVFNKWNSGEPDTGKVAAAWFGSCVFLVIVATVLTSFFG
- a CDS encoding DUF6252 family protein, producing MKSILYLIILLVFAMCTACDLNFFGKESEPKTELEKLPPITQTGENTFGCLVKGKAMFSKNTLFATAIYQGGFIQIHSSMDIGDTTQNVSIIIPDPFEEYIDYNLSGEAPSNRAKYLKYNDHNECRYEAEDTFDGLINFSRIDKTNFIVSGTFEFSTVSGTCDTVRITDGRFDIKYSP
- a CDS encoding RteC domain-containing protein, with the translated sequence MAIENYTQQLRQQLDNELSLINLQGRDKLIQLESAFQQAEKILEELNVFVCGYQFESTAEEIHFFKRIKPQFQSESIYYAELFILESNRPLTGKQTQKDYFLEEQRSLKGYMDRHRALHNYMLLDQRHFDAQYFLRRARSDVSMPHGYHSTIDNRCCTVHSIQVSTLQAVLRINAYIQEMLQELDGIKPPEQSPSKLKWTAQKVQLVELIYALKVCNVFNNGEIGIKELARNLEQLLGTKIGDIYRIFQEIRIRKKGRTVFLDSLREKLEGYMEEGDGM
- a CDS encoding nucleotidyltransferase family protein; protein product: MIELVQNKLEEIITACKQHHVESISLFGSAAKNALHENSDIDLLVVFSDDIDVLEYADNYFSLLDKLQEILNRKVDLVSSKSIKNPVLKNEVYKSKVDLYAA